From the genome of Podospora bellae-mahoneyi strain CBS 112042 chromosome 2, whole genome shotgun sequence:
AAGGAATGGAAAAGCTGCAGTTAATTGACCCTTCCCCAACTGAAGCGCATGTTGTTCAGATAACCGTTGCAAGCAACAAGTCCACGAAGTGACGTAGAGAGATGGGCTTGtgaacaacagcaaacaggGACCCAAGGGGCACCCGGGCTTGGCACTCATCCCGACACCGTTGGCCCCCACTTGTAGCTTTTGCGCTCCCGGCCGGCAAAAGAGACGCCCGGCGCTGATAAGATCAAAAATTCATAGGTACCGTACCGGAGCGCAAAGACACATAACACACCAGTTGCCCATCCCGCCGAGGCGCATCCgaacccacccaccatcccGGCGCACCcattgacgacgacgacgacgacaacttTGATACCCCAgccttcccacccccaacctccccacctctaacctacctacccccccaaaacaaaccTTCAAAATGGCCGGCGGCCACGTCAAATACCGCCACCTCTcccgcacctcctcccaccgtcaagccctcctccgcaacctcGTCACCGAGCTCGTCCGCCAGGAGTCAATCCACACAACATGGCCCAAAGCCAAAGAAGCCCAGCGCctcgccgagaagctcatcaCCTATGCCAAAAAGAACAACGAAACCAGCAGGAGACAAGCCCAAGGCATCCTCTTTGTACgtcccttccccctcctccccttccccaccgccccctctAACCAGCAAATATAGACCCCCGACGAACTAATGCCCAAACTCTTCGGCCCCATCCGCGAGCGCTACCTCAACCGCCCCGGCGGCTACACCCGCGTCCTCCGCACCATGCCCAAAAACAAGTTCGACCAGGGCGACTCCGCCATCCTCGAGCTAGTCGACGGGCCAAAGGACATGAGATttgccatcaccgccgccgctgtGGCAAGAGACAGGAAATTGGGGACGGGACACACGGACATCACGATTAAGAATATCCAAAAGGTCACGCAGTTTAGGCCTGAGGGGAGGGATCAGTTTGAGGAGATGGTTGAAAAGGTTGCCGGGTTGCAGCTGAACATGAATGagctcaaggacaaggcGGTCAAGAAGGAGTAGATCAGACAAGATGGGTGTGTTTTGTATAAtatgggggtgggaaggtggtggtgggaaaaaTGCGCGCAAACAATTCTTCACAAGTGTAATTTTACAAAACAGCTAGAACAGGTTGAAAACCACCggaaggtggggggggcAAAAACATAAAGAACGAGCAAAAACGATTAAAAACAAGATTGAATCTTCTCTATACGCATCCGGGTGAAGAGGCTATACAAAATCAAAAGTGTCCCCCTGCTCCTTGATCATCTTTCCTACCCTCGAAGTCCCCACAatcctctccagcttcatCAAGTCATACTTGCTAAACATCACCCTGACCACTCCCTGTCCGTACTCCAACATCGAGCTCTGCTCGCTCTTCTGGAGGTAGCCACCCGCAATCTCTCGGTAGAAAAGCGGGTTGTCCGGTAACGAGTACATGATCACCCTCTTGACACCCTTGATCTGATACCGTCTAAAGTGGTGGGCTCGCTCGGTGTACAGCAGCACCTTGTGCCTTCCCGTCAGGAAATGAGACCTCGCCCTGGAAGCCTCGGGAATGTCCGCGTATTCGGATATGGTACCAAAGGTGACAGCCTCCacgatggggttgttggcgaAGAAGTTTCTGACCCGGACAAAGTCGAGATAGGAagggatgaagatgagggtgCCGTTGGCGTCTTTGGCATTGCGCTTGGTGAGAAGAGGCACGATGGCCTTGGTGAAGTAGTTGAAACGGGCGTCTGGGtcggcggcgacggtggGGGCGTCGAAGCGGCTGAATGTTTGGCGAGCCTTGACAGGGAGATATTGGATTGTGCCGGGGCATTCTTGTTGGAGACGGACTTTGCCGGCCCAGTTGTGACAGTGGGCACGCATGAGCTCGGCCAGTtcgggggtgttgaaggcggAGAATACGACAGTCTGGCGGAAGTACTTGGCCTGGTCGTCGAGGTACCAGCTGCGGACACGGCTAAAGTCGCAGCCGTGGGCGTCCTTGGGCTGGATGTTGAGGTGCTCGAAGATAAACTCGACGTGCTCCCAGTTCTGCATCAGGAGAGCGTCGGCTTGATCGACAATGACGAGCTCGATCGACGAGAGGAAGTCAAAGTCgacctttctttcttcttcggaACCGATGGCCATACGGAGACCCAGAGGACTGGCAAAGATGATGTCCGAGTTGTAGAACTGAGAAAAGTACTTGACAGACTTGCGGGTGAACTTCATCCCGAGGCGGaacatgtcgtcgtcgttgcctGAGAAGAGGTCCCGGAAATCTTCTGGCTTGTCATCAGAGAACTTGGAAAGCTTTTCGATATATCCGTCTTCAAAACGCTTCCTGTTCTCCTGCTGGTCTGGTTGGCAAACAGAAAGAATACTGTCGACCATCTTGACACATGACTGCCTAGTTGGGAGTAGCATGAGAACTTTGGGACGGGTGAAGCCTTGATCCCTAAGCTCGAGGTCTTCGTTGGCATCGGCTTTGGCGAGTCTGGCGTTGTTCTTGATCACTCGGTCGCGGGTCTTGTAAAGATGATTGAGAGCATGCAAGGCCGCCAGATTCCGAAGATCCTGTGATGATCCAACTGTTCTGTCGCAGTACAGCATATCCCGATAGTTGAAAAGGAACGGTGCCACGGTCTTCTCAACAGCACCAAAGGTTGATCTTTTGGACTCCATAACCTCCTTCAGCCGTTTTTTGAGATGCAGATTCGAAACACTCGTTATTGGTGCTGGTAATGGCAACTCCTGTCCGTCCTCTGTCTGTGGATAACTCCAATAGGCCCTGGTGGACTCAAAAGGCTGCCGTTGCATCTTCCATTTTCCGTTTTGCGCAGCTCGCACTCTTGGCGGTACTGTGTTTTCCTCGGGGTTTGAAATGTGAGTTTCGAATGGGTCGGTCTCGTCCAgatcatcgtcctcatcaaAGAGATCTTCGGGTTGGATATCAGCGGggtcctcctcagcctcttcAACTTCGTCAACATCtctttgctcctcctgctcatcgtctctctcatcctcgtcgccagattctggcgctggcgctgcCTCTGGCTGATTGTCCTCTGCTGGAGCATGGTCAAGTTTTCTCCTCTTTGCCTTTTGCGGGTTAGTCTCAATGAGTCTCTTCATGAGATTTACATATGGCTGAGCGGACgtggcatcctcctcctcatccgaatCCGAATCAACAAGACTCATGACATCAgactgctcctcctcctcctctggaACACCTTCATCTTCACTTTGGGAATCGCTGAATCCTGTCAGTCAGGACCTTTTTGTTTCAACGAGTTGAATGACCTACTCATCATTCGCAAGTCGTGCGCTGTCGAACTTGGCGCTGCGTGGTTCTGTCGGTGCGCGtgctcttcctcgccctctaCCTCTCgttccacctcttcctcgggaTGCAAATCCTCCTCTTGCGCCGCCTCTTGATCCTCCCCGTGAGCCTCCACGCGAGCCTCCACGCGAGCCTCCCCGAGGTCCTCCTCTAAATCCTGCACCTCCTCTTGGTCCCATATTTGACCTTTGAGTGAATGAGTTTGTGATGCAATTTGACTGCAACAAGTCAATCGATGGCAGTTTGCCAGAAAAGCTgtataaatttattttattttcaGCCTTGCCGCGCCGGCAATCCAGTAAGCCCCATGCCAAGAGACAAACCAACAGGGGTCGTTAGAAGTGCCCCACTGAAAGCCGTTCGCAGAAGTCCcgctgaaaaaaaaaaaaaaaagatgggCAGCCTCGCGGGTGCTGCAGAGTTGAAAGAAAACTGCCCAAAAACTGCCCCGCCACTTATCAGCTTATCTTAGCGCGCACAACCACACAGGTCCCGCATCGGCTGCAAAACCAAAAATTCGAGGTCTGACCCCAGCCCACCGCAGGCTCAGGCTCAGGTTCGTGCCAGTTGAGTTGAAAGAGAAGGGTCCATTTTTTGCTGGCCAGTGACGAATCTCCTCCCCGACCCGCTCAGAGGCAGACTTCCCttgtctcctccccccataATCTACTCCATAGCTGGCCGTCAATTTTCCCTTTGCCTTGCCCCGGGGTCCAACGTCCACTCATTCCCGATAATCGTCCATCACCactcccaaaccaccaccccgagaCCACCCGAGACCACGCAACATGGCTGTTGACCAGGAGAACTTTGTCCACCTCACCAGGCCGCTTGCGCCCACCCTCCTGGGCTTCGGTGCCGGTAGCGCCCCGCTTACCGTCAACATCCAGCCCCAAGTATGCCAGCCCCTCCTATCCTACCTACTACTCCCGGACCGGCACTCTTCCCCCAATGGCACCTTGATGTCTAGACTGGGTGTCATGCTGTACGATTGCATTCCTGGAAGGCTAACCGTGCCATCTCTAGTCTgtcttctccatcatcgaCCATGCCGTCCGCCGCGATATCAACGGCTCCAACTCGAACCGCGTAATCGGCGCCCTCGTTGGCACCCGCAGCGAAGATGGAAGCGAGGTCGAGGTCCGTTCTGCTTTCGCCATCCCCCACGTCGAGACCGACGACCAAGTCGAAGTCGATGTCGATTACCAAAAGAACATGCTCGCTTTGACCCTCAAGGCCGCCCCCCGCGAGCAGCTTCTCGGCTGgtacaccacctcccac
Proteins encoded in this window:
- the mrpl8 gene encoding 54S ribosomal protein L8, mitochondrial (BUSCO:EOG09264MZ1; COG:J; EggNog:ENOG503P1YY), which codes for MAGGHVKYRHLSRTSSHRQALLRNLVTELVRQESIHTTWPKAKEAQRLAEKLITYAKKNNETSRRQAQGILFTPDELMPKLFGPIRERYLNRPGGYTRVLRTMPKNKFDQGDSAILELVDGPKDMRFAITAAAVARDRKLGTGHTDITIKNIQKVTQFRPEGRDQFEEMVEKVAGLQLNMNELKDKAVKKE
- the UTP25 gene encoding rRNA-binding ribosome biosynthesis protein utp25 (COG:A; EggNog:ENOG503NWH6; BUSCO:EOG09261XZ6), translated to MGPRGGAGFRGGPRGGSRGGSRGGSRGGSRGGARGGFASRGRGGTRGRGRGRARAPTEPRSAKFDSARLANDDDSQSEDEGVPEEEEEQSDVMSLVDSDSDEEEDATSAQPYVNLMKRLIETNPQKAKRRKLDHAPAEDNQPEAAPAPESGDEDERDDEQEEQRDVDEVEEAEEDPADIQPEDLFDEDDDLDETDPFETHISNPEENTVPPRVRAAQNGKWKMQRQPFESTRAYWSYPQTEDGQELPLPAPITSVSNLHLKKRLKEVMESKRSTFGAVEKTVAPFLFNYRDMLYCDRTVGSSQDLRNLAALHALNHLYKTRDRVIKNNARLAKADANEDLELRDQGFTRPKVLMLLPTRQSCVKMVDSILSVCQPDQQENRKRFEDGYIEKLSKFSDDKPEDFRDLFSGNDDDMFRLGMKFTRKSVKYFSQFYNSDIIFASPLGLRMAIGSEEERKVDFDFLSSIELVIVDQADALLMQNWEHVEFIFEHLNIQPKDAHGCDFSRVRSWYLDDQAKYFRQTVVFSAFNTPELAELMRAHCHNWAGKVRLQQECPGTIQYLPVKARQTFSRFDAPTVAADPDARFNYFTKAIVPLLTKRNAKDANGTLIFIPSYLDFVRVRNFFANNPIVEAVTFGTISEYADIPEASRARSHFLTGRHKVLLYTERAHHFRRYQIKGVKRVIMYSLPDNPLFYREIAGGYLQKSEQSSMLEYGQGVVRVMFSKYDLMKLERIVGTSRVGKMIKEQGDTFDFV